A stretch of Episyrphus balteatus chromosome 2, idEpiBalt1.1, whole genome shotgun sequence DNA encodes these proteins:
- the LOC129908417 gene encoding uncharacterized protein LOC129908417: protein MHTVQIFIEYRLTELIETVHYESNTATLYFIRFDQDFLSDFAKNHPLSPVSIIQDIAWNNREITNTVLIVQGNKISPYKDQLLEVLIERIQVRNFVIISTDTFLSLRKYISNFFEKKFRRILGQVHNDLYAFFPFSDQQVQKLEKNGILPKHLSNLNGYTFCTVIQDDIPRTFPYNDKQGKRQVGGSFGRLLIEFFRNHNATYKEVFISNSSELNITAIKNATSMILDRSYPLKVIGWVMRVPIHGYVSPHEYFLKPFTFTTWLWIGLTLIYITLMKILLKKCLEKPLEIWESFSQTYLAFLMLSSEKPITTGYRFHLQIFLFSFIIGNIYVIFFTSFLTAFIKIKQFDTMQDLIDNNFPILVSKFDWQHICRPDAYSQEFLNLYVPVDHKIFYQELHSMKNTSYAYTLGSDRNDFLIKMQASVMKPLFRTAQEIKGYYMVGYILPFHSLFKEILDDFVIRVKETGLTLKWDADVVYLTPLAGFEIDKDANGGEIFLHVPLNLRHFEFAWS from the exons atgcatacagtacaaattttcattgagTACA GATTAACAGAACTTATTGAAACAGTTCATTACGAAAGTAATACAGCTACATTGTACTTTATAAGATTTGATCAAGACTTTTTAAGTGACTTCGCCAAAAATCATCCCTTAAGTCCAGTGTCAATAATTCAAGATATTGCTTGGAATAATAGAGAAATTACCAACACCGTTTTAATAGTGCAAGGTAACAAAATTTCACCTTATAAGGACCAACTTCTGGAAGTTCTGATTGAAAGAATTCAAGTTAGGAACTTTGTGATTATATCAACTGATACTTTTCTAAGTCTGAGGAAGtatatttcaaactttttcgaaaAGAAATTCAGAAGAATTCTTGGACAAGTTCACAATGATTTGTATGCTTTCTTTCCCTTTTCTGATCAACAAGTCCAGAAGCTTGAGAAAAATGGAATACTTCCAAAGCATTTAAGCAATCTAAATGGTTACACTTTTTGTACAGTTATTCAAGATGATATACCAAGAACTTTTCCATACAATGATAAACAAGGAAAACGACAAGTTGGAGGATCATTTGGAAGACTGCTCATCGAATTTTTCCGAAATCATAATGCAACTTACAAAGAAGTTTTTATCAGCAATTCGTCAGAGTTAAATATAACAGCAATAAAGAATGCAACATCAATGATTTTGGACAGAAGCTATCCGTTAAAAGTCATCGGTTGGGTGATGAGGGTACCGATACATGGTTACGTCAGTCCTCATGAATACTTTTTAAAACCTTTCACATTCACTACATGGTTATGGATTGGATTAACCTTGATCTATATAACTTTGAtgaaaattcttttgaaaaagtGTCTTGAGAAGCCCTTAGAAATTTGGGAGAGCTTCAGTCAAACGTATCTGGCTTTCTTGATGTTATCTTCTGAAAAACCTATTACAACTGGATATCGTTTTCATCTTCAGATCTTTCTATTTTCTTTCATCATTGGAAATATTTATGTAATCTTTTTTACGTCATTTTTAACagctttcataaaaattaaacaattcgATACTATGCAAGATTTAATTGACAATAATTTCCCAATTTTGGTATCAAAGTTTGACTGGCAGCACATTTGTAGACCTGATGCTTATTCGCAAGAGTTCCTCAATTTATATGTTCCTGTTGATCATAAAATATTCTACCAAGAGCTTCATTCAATGAAGAATACAAGTTACGCCTATACACTTGGTTCTGATCGAAATGATTTTCTAATTAAAATGCAAGCATCTGTAATGAAGCCTTTATTTCGAACAGCTCAGGAAATAAAAGGATATTATATGGTTGGTTATATTTTGCCATTCCATTCACTTTTTAAGGAGATTTTAGAtgattttgttataagagtTAAAGAAACAGGACTAACGTTGAAATGGGATGCTGATGTTGTTTATCTAACTCCTTTAGCTGGTTTTGAAATTGATAAGGATGCAAATGGTGGTGAGATATTTTTGCATGTTCCATTGAATTTGAGACATTTTGAATTTGCTTGGAGTTGA